The following coding sequences lie in one Megalodesulfovibrio gigas DSM 1382 = ATCC 19364 genomic window:
- a CDS encoding DUF1833 family protein: MDAYYATLDDAQREACAYADPQDTIFETLTITHAALHAPIMVVFSHDALPTPQGTYLPAQFELQLPGLERRTCGEMRIRTGALTRGMHRALYDAGIAGPPIEILYRQYRGPNQPPSMEFPLPLEVAQVDHAHGGAEASARVANMSGVQVPRAKYTSTTEPGLIS; encoded by the coding sequence ATGGACGCCTACTACGCGACCCTGGACGACGCCCAGCGGGAGGCCTGCGCCTACGCCGACCCGCAGGACACGATTTTCGAGACCCTGACCATCACGCATGCGGCGCTCCACGCGCCCATCATGGTGGTGTTCTCCCATGACGCCCTGCCCACGCCCCAGGGCACGTACCTGCCGGCTCAGTTTGAATTGCAATTGCCGGGGTTGGAGCGCCGCACCTGCGGGGAGATGCGCATCCGCACCGGCGCGCTGACCCGCGGCATGCACCGTGCGCTGTACGACGCCGGCATTGCCGGCCCTCCCATCGAAATCCTCTACCGCCAGTACCGCGGGCCGAACCAGCCGCCATCCATGGAATTCCCGCTGCCCCTGGAGGTGGCCCAGGTGGACCATGCCCACGGCGGGGCGGAAGCCTCAGCCAGGGTGGCGAACATGTCCGGGGTGCAAGTGCCACGGGCCAAGTACACCAGCACCACGGAACCGGGGCTGATCTCATGA